From the Borreliella afzelii genome, the window CTAAAACATATTCGACACATACAAAAATCTCTCAAATATCCTCTTGGACGACCACATAACTTACATCTATTATTCTGCCTTGTTTTATACTTAGGCTTTCTTAAAGCCTTAATAATCATTGATTTTTTAGCCATATACCTTATAAATCCCTTTAATTACTAAACGGCATTCCAAATTTCAAAAGCAAAGCTTTGCTTTCTTTATCATTTGAAGCTGTTGTCACAATTGTAACATTCAAACCAGATATTCTCTCTATTTTATCATAGTCTATCTCAGAAAATATTATTTGCTCCGATATACCAAAAGAATAATTTCCATTGCCATCAAAAGCATCCCCATTTATTCCCCTAAAATCCTTAACCCTTGGCAATGCTAAATGAATAAGCTTATATAAAAATTCATACATCGAGTTACCTCTAAGTGTAACTTTAGCACCTATTTCTTGCCCTTGTCTAATTTTAAATCCAGCTATTGCTTTTTTTGCTTTTGTCTTTACAGCTTTCTGGCCGGTAATTTGAGCAAGCTCTAAAACTGCAGAATCTAACAACTTCTTATTCCTAACAGCCTCACCAACACCTATAGAAACTACTATCTTCTCAAGCTTGGGAACTTGCATTATAGATTTATATTCAAATTCTTTAACAAGTTCTTTTATAACACTGTCTTTATAATATTTCTTCAATTCAGGAACATAATTCATATACTTTATATCCTCTGTCCATTTTTTTTAAGGTATCTTATTTTTTCATTATTTTCAAATCTAATACCTAATCTTGAAGAAGTTCCTTTGACAAATATCATCACATTTGAAATATCTATAGCGGCCTCCTTGTCTATTATTTTACCTTTTTCTTGGGGTGTCCTAGCTTTAATAACTTTTTTAACCATATTGCAAGATTCAACAATAACTTTATTTTTTTTTCTATTTATACTAGCAATCTTACCTATTCTTCCCTTGTCTTTTCCAGAAAGAATTTTTACACTATCACCTATCTTCAACTTTGTCTTCACAAAACCCCCTTTTGCTATATCACCTCTGAAGCCAATGATACTACCTTCATAAAATTAGCATCCCTAAGTTCTCTTGCAACAGGTCCAAATACCCTTTTACCCCTAGGGCTCAAATTAGCATCAAGTATCACACAAGCATTATCATCAAACCTAACATAGGTTCCATTCTTACGTCTTACTTCTTTAGAAGTCCTAACAATTACAGCTTTACAAACATCTCCTTTTTTAACAGAAGAATTAGGAATCGCTTGTTTTACTACAATAGTTATTATATCCCCGATTTTGGCATAACGCCTTTTACTACCACCAAGTACTTTAATACACTGAGCTACCTTGCCACCAGTATTATCAGCAATTGTTAAATAGGTTTGCATCTGAATCATAATCAACCTCCTTTAGAAAAATCAAAACTATTTTAATTTCTCTAAAACTTCAACAAGAGACCATCTTTTATCTTTACTAATAGGTCGAACTTCAATAATTTTTACCTTATCGCCAACCTTTGAAACTTCTTTTTCATCATGCGCTTTAACTTTTTTACTAACCTTTAAATACTTATGATAGATTGGATGCATCTTTCTTTGAACAATTTCTACTACTATAGTCTTAGACATCTTATCACTAACAACTCTACCGATTAATTCTTTTTTATTTTCTCTTGCCATATTTAAACCTTTCTAATGCCTAATTTATATTCACAAATCATTGTATTAAGCCTTGCAATATCACGTCTAATCTCTCTTTTCTTTAAAGGATTTTCAACATGACCAACAACAGATTTAAATCTTAAATCTAAATATTCTTTCTTTAATTCTAGCCTTTTAGCTTTCATGTCCTCAAGAGTAAAATTCTTAAAATTTTTTAACATAATTACCTCAAATCTCGCCTTACAACAAACATGGTTTTTACTGGAAGTTTAGAACTCGCAAGTGACATAGCCTCTTGAGCAAGTTCCTCCACAACTCCAGCCATTTCAAACATAACAGTACCAAGCTTAACAGGAGCATTCCAATGATCAACACCCCCTTTACCCTTACCCATTCTAGTTTCGGCTGGTTTTTTAGTATAAGGAATATCAGGAAATATTCTTATCCAAACTCTCCCACCTCTTTTTATTTTACGAGTCATTGCAATACGAGCAGCTTCAATTTGGCGAGCAGTAATAAAATTTGTTTCCAAAGAAACAAGTCCATATTCACCAAAAGAAATTTTATTGCCCTTCTGAGCCTCTCCAGACAATCTTCCCCTCTGCTTTTTTCTATATTTAACCTTTTTTGGACTTAACATCTAATTATCCTCCAATATTCTGCTCATTAGAATCGACTCTTTCTTTAGAAAAAGACGAACTAAGTTTATTCAAAAGACTTGCTTCGTCTTTAGACAATCCATCTTTTTTATTTAAAGCCCTAGTTTGCTTTTCATTAATTTTCTCTCTATTATTTAAAATTTTATCAAAATTTTTAACAGTCTCGCCTCTTTCCCTAAAAGGTTTTTTATTTATTACCTGACCAGCATCAGAATTGGTTTGTCTACCTAAAACCTCACCCTTAAATAACCAAACCTTAACTCCAATAATTCCATAAGTAGTATGAGCTTCAGAAAACCCATAATCTATATTAGCTCTAAGAGTATGCAAAGGAACCCGACCTTCCTTAACTTCAAAGCTTCTTGCAATCTCAGCCCCACCAAGTCTCCCAGCAATCTTAATTTTTAGCCCTTGGGCACCTTTTAACATAGAAGTAGAAAGAGCTGATTTTAAAACTTTTCTATAAGACACTCTATTTTCTACTTGCTTTGCAATCCCATTAGCAATAATTTGAGCATCAAGCTCTGGCCTTTTAACCTCTTTAATCTTAATACTAATCTTTTTAGAAATTTTTTTAGTTAACAATTGACCAATCTTTTCAAGATTGGAACCTTTAAGCCCTATCACAGAACCAGGCCTTGGAGTAACAATTACTACTGTTACTTTTTGAGGATTATTTCTAATAATTTCTATATCAGAAATATCAAATTTAATCCCTTTAAGAAACTTCATAATTTCTAGCCTTATTAAAAAGTCTTCATGAAGAATTGTAGAATACAATTTTTTATCAAAATACCATTTTGATTTCCAATCCTTATTAATTTTCACTCTTAAGCTATATGGATGTACTTTTTGGCCCATGCTTTATCCTTTAATATCTTTTTTTTCATCAACTTCAACAAAAATATGACAATTTCTATTAACAAGCCTATCAGCTCTACCCCTAGCTCTAGGCCAAATCTTTTTACGACGACGCCCATCATCAACCATAACCATTTTAATAAATATCATATCCTCGGAAAGATTTTTATTGTGATACATCGCATTTGATGCTGCTGATTTAACAACTTTTTCTAAAAGCTTGGCTCCTTTATTAGGCATAGAACAAAGCACTGCAATAGCCTTAACATAAGACTTCCCTCGTATATTGTCAGCTATTGGCCTAACTTTTTTTGGAGAAGCGGGTAAATTTTTACCCTTTGCTGTATATCTTCTATTTACCAACATAATTGCTTTACTTCCTTCCCTTTTTATCTGACTTAGCATGCCCTCTAAAAATTCTTGTAGGTGAAAACTCGCCAAGCTTATGCCCCACAAGATCTTCAGTAATATAAATAGGTATAAAAGTCTTGCCGTTATAAACAGATATAGTAAGACTTACCATTTCGGGAATTATTGTTGAAGATCTGGAATAGGTTTTAATAACAACTCTCTTCTCACTTCCAAAAGATGATAAAACTTTTTGATAAAGACTCTTTTCTATAAAAGGTCCCTTTTTAATAGATCTTGCCACTATACTCTCCTATTTATTTCTTCTTTTAATAATAAACTTATCTGAATATCTCTTCTTCTTGCGAGTCTTATAGCCTTTGGTAGGCTGTCCCCAAGGAGACACGGGATGGCGACCTCCAGAAGTTTTTCCTTCACCACCACCATGCGGATGGTCAACAGGATTCATGGCAACACCTCTAACCTTAGGTCTTCTACCAAGCCACCTACTTTTACCAGCTTTTCCTATAGAAACATTGACATAATCTTCATTTCCAATTTCACCAATTGTTGCAATGCATTTTTTGAAAATTAACCTCACCTCACCAGATGACAATTTTACAGTAACATAATTCCCATCAGAAGCAAGTATCATAGCATACCCCCCAGCACTTCTTACAAGCTGCCCACCCTTTCCTACATTAAGTTCGATATTGTGAACAGTTCTTCCAATAGGAATGTTTTCAAGGGGCAAGGCATTACCAATTTTAATTGGGGCATTTGGACCACTTTCCAAAACATCTCCAACTTTAATGTCTTTAGGAGAAATAATATACCTTTTTTCTCCATCTTTATAAACAAGCAAAGCTATATTAGCACTTCTATTAGGATCATATTCAATAGAAGCAACTCGAGCGGGAATGCTAAATTTATCTCTTCGATTAAAATCAATCAACCTATACTTTCTCTTATGCCCACCACCTCTTCTTCTAATACTAATCCTACCAGAAGAATCTCTGCCCGATTTAAATTTTTTACCTTTTGTTAAAGATTTCAAAGGATCATTACCTTTGCTCAAATCATCAAAAGATAAAGTCGTCTTATAGCGCAAAGAAGAAGTTTTTGGCTTATAAGTCTTAATACCCATATTTATTTTTCTCCAAAACCAC encodes:
- a CDS encoding type Z 30S ribosomal protein S14, with the translated sequence MAKKSMIIKALRKPKYKTRQNNRCKLCGRPRGYLRDFCMCRICFRKYASEGLIPGVSKSSW
- the rplE gene encoding 50S ribosomal protein L5, producing MNYVPELKKYYKDSVIKELVKEFEYKSIMQVPKLEKIVVSIGVGEAVRNKKLLDSAVLELAQITGQKAVKTKAKKAIAGFKIRQGQEIGAKVTLRGNSMYEFLYKLIHLALPRVKDFRGINGDAFDGNGNYSFGISEQIIFSEIDYDKIERISGLNVTIVTTASNDKESKALLLKFGMPFSN
- the rplX gene encoding 50S ribosomal protein L24, with the translated sequence MKTKLKIGDSVKILSGKDKGRIGKIASINRKKNKVIVESCNMVKKVIKARTPQEKGKIIDKEAAIDISNVMIFVKGTSSRLGIRFENNEKIRYLKKNGQRI
- the rplN gene encoding 50S ribosomal protein L14; amino-acid sequence: MIQMQTYLTIADNTGGKVAQCIKVLGGSKRRYAKIGDIITIVVKQAIPNSSVKKGDVCKAVIVRTSKEVRRKNGTYVRFDDNACVILDANLSPRGKRVFGPVARELRDANFMKVVSLASEVI
- the rpsQ gene encoding 30S ribosomal protein S17; translated protein: MARENKKELIGRVVSDKMSKTIVVEIVQRKMHPIYHKYLKVSKKVKAHDEKEVSKVGDKVKIIEVRPISKDKRWSLVEVLEKLK
- the rpmC gene encoding 50S ribosomal protein L29, whose amino-acid sequence is MLKNFKNFTLEDMKAKRLELKKEYLDLRFKSVVGHVENPLKKREIRRDIARLNTMICEYKLGIRKV
- the rplP gene encoding 50S ribosomal protein L16, coding for MLSPKKVKYRKKQRGRLSGEAQKGNKISFGEYGLVSLETNFITARQIEAARIAMTRKIKRGGRVWIRIFPDIPYTKKPAETRMGKGKGGVDHWNAPVKLGTVMFEMAGVVEELAQEAMSLASSKLPVKTMFVVRRDLR
- the rpsC gene encoding 30S ribosomal protein S3; amino-acid sequence: MGQKVHPYSLRVKINKDWKSKWYFDKKLYSTILHEDFLIRLEIMKFLKGIKFDISDIEIIRNNPQKVTVVIVTPRPGSVIGLKGSNLEKIGQLLTKKISKKISIKIKEVKRPELDAQIIANGIAKQVENRVSYRKVLKSALSTSMLKGAQGLKIKIAGRLGGAEIARSFEVKEGRVPLHTLRANIDYGFSEAHTTYGIIGVKVWLFKGEVLGRQTNSDAGQVINKKPFRERGETVKNFDKILNNREKINEKQTRALNKKDGLSKDEASLLNKLSSSFSKERVDSNEQNIGG
- the rplV gene encoding 50S ribosomal protein L22, with the protein product MLVNRRYTAKGKNLPASPKKVRPIADNIRGKSYVKAIAVLCSMPNKGAKLLEKVVKSAASNAMYHNKNLSEDMIFIKMVMVDDGRRRKKIWPRARGRADRLVNRNCHIFVEVDEKKDIKG
- the rpsS gene encoding 30S ribosomal protein S19 is translated as MARSIKKGPFIEKSLYQKVLSSFGSEKRVVIKTYSRSSTIIPEMVSLTISVYNGKTFIPIYITEDLVGHKLGEFSPTRIFRGHAKSDKKGRK
- the rplB gene encoding 50S ribosomal protein L2; protein product: MGIKTYKPKTSSLRYKTTLSFDDLSKGNDPLKSLTKGKKFKSGRDSSGRISIRRRGGGHKRKYRLIDFNRRDKFSIPARVASIEYDPNRSANIALLVYKDGEKRYIISPKDIKVGDVLESGPNAPIKIGNALPLENIPIGRTVHNIELNVGKGGQLVRSAGGYAMILASDGNYVTVKLSSGEVRLIFKKCIATIGEIGNEDYVNVSIGKAGKSRWLGRRPKVRGVAMNPVDHPHGGGEGKTSGGRHPVSPWGQPTKGYKTRKKKRYSDKFIIKRRNK